The following proteins are encoded in a genomic region of Arachis stenosperma cultivar V10309 chromosome 4, arast.V10309.gnm1.PFL2, whole genome shotgun sequence:
- the LOC130975136 gene encoding uncharacterized protein LOC130975136, whose product MITKQLADLTKKMERNQVAATTTSPTTQEGMDEEAEAHQQFTQRTYQHPHNNTSPHPYQNQNNNSTPNPPSFDDKLSKIETLLEGICQEIQENKLFKEEVRANIKNQGETIKKLEFQVGCLVEKIPKPTDGFPSDTEKNPRGEAKKVRWEDCKMITTSDQEDEDKQSKLSQQPEDNSTEEEDRDHQEPEISQQELLKLYAPFSQLLNGAVGKRIYSRFLDLFASLRVNIPFIKAIQQMPAFIKYMKELLPRKSSLKGGQTIVLNKECSALIQPELPVKRKDPGSFHIPCAIGEIMFDRALCDLGASINLLPLSLVKRLQINEIMPTDVVIRLADKTQKQAIGVVKNVLLKVGKYFLPIDFVILDMEESHTHPIILGRPFLATARALIDVEQGELILRIHDERLSFNIFKFSQEADQEHKEPSKDHNEMLKEEASTEAHPTYLETPLVDKQGKQQLPQLKNKLEEPKPLEGCEDNIKTPLEEEVIKSKAISKDTRKKVPRRWRNKKIPTEDFSPGDRVISAYFPDIPPNLPTVPSQLPKVFTINRVLSLEHVEIIDTTNGYKSTARGEDFKHYQPP is encoded by the exons atgatcaccaagcagctagctgaCCTCACCAAGAAGATGGAAAGGAACCAAGTGGCAGCCACCACCACTTCACCAACAACCCAAGAAGGAATGGATGAAGAGGCAGAGG CTCATCAACAATTCACACAGAGGACATATCAACATCCCCACAACAACACTTCTCCACACCCATATCAAAACCAAAACAACAACTCTACTCCGAATCCACCATCATTTGATGATAAGCTCTCTAAGATTGAAACCTTACTTGAAGGAATATGCCAAGAGATTCAAGAAAACAAGTTGTTCAAAGAGGAGGTGCGAGCCAATATTAAGAACCAGGGAGAAACCATCAAGAAGCTGGAATTCCAAGTGGGATGCTTAGTTGAGAAGATTCCCAAACCTACTGATGGCTTCCCAAGTGATACGGAGAAAAACCCAAGGGGAGAAGcaaagaaagtaagatgggaagaTTGCAAAATGATCACTACAAGTGATCAAGAGGATGAAGACAAGCAAAGCAAACTCTCCCAACAGCCTGAAGACAACTCAACAGAGGAGGAGGATagagatcaccaagaaccagaAATCTCACAACAAGAGTTGCTTAAGCTCTATGCACCATTTTCCCAACTACTCAATGGTGCTGTggggaagagaatatactcaagGTTTCTAGACTTGTTTGCATCTCTGCGTGTGAACATACCATTCATCAAGGCCATCCAACAAATGCCTGCATTCATAAAGTATATGAAGGAACTTCTCCCCAGGAAAAGCTCACTCAAAGGAGGCCAAACTATAGTGTTGaacaaggaatgtagtgccCTTATTCAACCTGAGTTGCCTGTAAAAAGaaaagacccagggagttttcacatCCCCTGTGCCATAGGAGAAATAATGTTCGATAGAGCACTCTGTGATTTGggggcaagcatcaacttacTGCCATTATCCTTGGTAAAGAGGCTGCAAATCAATGAGATAATGCCCACAGATGTGGTCATCAGACTGGCTGACAAGACTCAAAAgcaagcaataggagtggtGAAAAATGTGTTGCTAAAGGTTGGGAAATACTTTCTCCCAATAGACTTTGTCATCCTGGACATGGAAGAGAGTCACACTCACCCAATCATATTGGGAAGACCCTTCTTAGCTACAgccagagcactcatagatgtggaGCAAGGGGAGCTAATATTGAGGATCCATGATGAACGACTCAGCTTTAATATCTTCAAATTCTCACAAGAAGCAGACCAAGAGCACAAGGAACCAAGCAAAGATCATAATGAGAtgttgaaggaggaagcaagTACTGAAGCACACCCAACCTATCTGGAGACCCCTTTGGTTGATAAACAAGGGAAACAGCAACTACCACAGCTCAAGAACAAGTTGGAAGAACCTAAACCTCTAGAGGGATGTGAAGACAACATCAAAACCCCCTTAGAGGAAGAAGTCATCAAGAGCAAGGCAATATCAAAAGACACAAGGAAGAAGGTACCAAGGAGGTGGAGGAATAAAAAGATCCCTACGGAAGACTTTTCTCCAGGGGATAGAGTGATATCAGCTTACTTCCCAGATATCCCCCCTAATCTCCCTACTGTACCATCTCAGTTACCTAAGGTCTTCACAATCAACAGAGTTCTTTCCCTGGAACATGTAGAGATCATTGATACAACCAATGGATACAAGTCCACAGCAAGAGGGGAGGACTTCAAGCATTACCAACCACCCTGA